The following coding sequences lie in one Miscanthus floridulus cultivar M001 chromosome 9, ASM1932011v1, whole genome shotgun sequence genomic window:
- the LOC136483587 gene encoding receptor-like protein EIX2, with translation MAALRFLLLKGAAIIWLLLILHNMPSTSSLQAKRSNASCIASERDALISLKVSLSDPMGRLSSWRGDDCCQWKGVHCSNITSHVVKLDLHGENFYCRPAYSIADSAYALGGEMSSSLVGLQHLKHLDLSCNNFSSASIPNFIGSLKGLEYLNLSCAVFGGRIPPQLGNLSKLVYLDLNSGCSGSPYSESLSWLSRLSSLKYLGMSFTNLSSAVDWIHAVSSLPLLEIVHLEGSDLRNTIGSLIHSNLTTLQVLDIQRNSFHSAIFPNWFWHMTTLTYLDLSASGFHGPIPYEMGNMTSLEQVHIGGNNITGLIPPNLKNLCNLKVLDLSSSNVTGIIGDLMERLPKCSWDKLYWLDFSYNNIGGNLPTWLEPLNNLNYLNLYRNYITGTLPLWIGGLHNLTVLNLGSNRLVGEIYQEHLERLPNLQVLQMSDNSFSLVVRSNWIPKFKLEVLSLRSCQLGPAFPSWIRWQRSISVLDISNATIDDNIPDWLWAILSTATFLDMSKNRLRGTLPTNLDEIMPAGGMIDLSSNRTTGPVPRLPRNIQYLDLSRNNLSGTLPAFGNQTLDTFALYNNSISGSVPSSLCLVPYLYILDLSGNMLSGELPTCNRDFGPFRYMAALNLNSNNFSGTFPSALQMSQELVFLDLAYNQFSGNLPAWLADKLPSLALLRLRSNKFSGNIPVQLTNIQGLQYMDLACNNISGQIPESIVNLSAMADTYGYSHSLDQLESFGMGYGYTYHAMTFFKETISVLTKRHQLEFSQGIMYMVNIDLSCNNLTGEIPQGISALVALKSLNFSYNRLSGRIPSNIGGIGALESLDLSHNELSGQIPSSISALTFLSSLNLSYNNLSGRIPTGNQLQTLAIDDPASMYVGNIGLCGPPLPNGCPGNVTNNSPAEPKQHQDDGLMNSIKLSMIFGFIVGLWVVFCIMLLHKGLRYSYFLFIDYLCHKVCVHMIVTWNSLVRR, from the coding sequence ATGGCTGCACTCAGGTTCCTGCTTCTCAAAGGAGCAGCCATAATCTGGCTGCttctgatcctgcacaacatgccaTCCACTTCCTCCCTTCAAGCTAAGAGATCGAATGCAAGTTGCATCGCGAGTGAGAGGGATGCACTGATTTCACTGAAAGTCAGCTTATCAGATCCTATGGGCCGACTCTCATCATGGAGAGGAGATGATTGCTGCCAATGGAAGGGTGTCCACTGCAGCAACATAACCAGTCATGTTGTCAAGCTCGACCTCCACGGCGAAAATTTTTACTGCCGCCCTGCATATTCTATAGCTGATTCTGCCTACGCACTGGGAGGTGAGATGAGCTCCTCTTTAGTTGGATTACAGCATCTGAAGCATTTAGACTTGAGCTGCAACAACTTCAGTAGTGCAAgcatcccaaactttattggctcCCTTAAAGGTCTTGAATATCTTAACCTTTCCTGTGCGGTATTTGGGGGGAGAATACCTCCACAGCTTGGTAACCTATCCAAGCTCGTCTATCTTGATCTTAATTCAGGTTGTTCGGGCTCTCCATACTCGGAGAGTCTTTCATGGTTGTCACGTCTTTCCTCTCTGAAGTACCTTGGCATGAGCTTCACCAATCTTAGCAGCGCAGTAGACTGGATTCATGCAGTTAGCAGCCTTCCTTTACTAGAAATTGTTCATCTTGAAGGCAGCGATCTAAGAAACACAATTGGCAGTCTCATACATTCTAATCTAACTACGCTGCAAGTGCTTGACATCCAAAGGAACTCCTTTCATTCTGCAATTTTCCCCAATTGGTTTTGGCATATGACAACATTGACTTATCTTGACCTCTCCGCATCTGGCTTCCATGGTCCAATTCCTTATGAGATGGGAAATATGACATCACTTGAGCAAGTACACATAGGTGGCAACAATATTACAGGTTTGATACCACCAAATTTGAAGAACCTGTGTAACTTGAAGGTTTTGGATCTCTCATCAAGTAATGTCACGGGTATTATAGGTGATTTGATGGAGAGGTTGCCAAAATGTTCATGGGACAAGCTATACTGGTTGGATTTTTCTTATAACAACATTGGTGGGAATTTGCCTACTTGGTTAGAGCCTCTAAATAATCTGAACTACTTAAATTTGTATAGAAACTATATCACAGGAACTTTACCATTGTGGATAGGAGGGCTTCACAATTTGACTGTACTAAATCTTGGCTCTAACCGCTTGGTTGGCGAAATATATCAAGAACATTTGGAACGATTGCCAAATTTACAAGTATTGCAAATGTCTGATAACTCCTTTTCCTTGGTGGTACGCTCTAATTGGATTCCTAAATTTAAATTAGAAGTGCTCAGTCTCAGGTCCTGCCAGCTTGGACCTGCCTTTCCATCATGGATTAGATGGCAAAGGAGTATCAGTGTTCTTGACATTTCGAATGCAACTATAGATGACAATATACCTGATTGGTTGTGGGCAATACTTTCAACAGCTACCTTTTTGGACATGTCAAAAAACCGACTACGTGGTACATTACCAACAAATCTTGATGAAATAATGCCAGCAGGAGGCATGATTGACCTTAGTAGTAACAGAACTACTGGTCCAGTTCCACGTCTTCCTAGGAACATACAGTATCTTGACCTCTCCAGGAACAATTTATCAGGTACATTACCAGCTTTTGGAAACCAGACGTTAGATACGTTTGCTCTTTACAACAATTCAATTTCTGGAAGCGTACCATCTTCATTGTGCCTAGTGCCATACTTGTACATATTAGACCTATCAGGAAATATGTTATCAGGAGAGCTGCCCACTTGCAACAGAGATTTTGGCCCATTCAGATATATGGCTGCACTTAATTTAAATAGCAATAATTTTTCTGGAACTTTCCCGTCAGCTCTTCAAATGTCCCAAGAACTAGTATTCCTTGATCTTGCATATAATCAATTCTCTGGAAATTTGCCAGCATGGTTAGCAGATAAGTTGCCATCCCTTGCACTTTTACGATTGCGGTCCAATAAATTTTCTGGCAATATTCCTGTTCAACTTACAAATATTCAAGGGCTTCAGTATATGGACCTTGCATGTAACAACATTTCCGGTCAAATACCTGAGTCCATAGTGAACTTGAGTGCAATGGCTGACACTTATGGATATAGTCATTCCCTTGATCAGCTTGAATCATTTGGAATGGGCTACGGGTATACTTATCATGCTATGACTTTCTTTAAAGAAACCATATCAGTGCTAACAAAAAGGCACCAACTAGAATTTTCTCAAGGAATCATGTACATGGTAAATATTGATTTATCATGTAACAATTTGACCGGAGAGATTCCTCAAGGCATTAGTGCTCTGGTTGCTTTGAAAAGCTTGAATTTTTCTTACAATCGTTTGAGCGGGAGAATTCCCAGTAATATTGGTGGCATCGGGGCATTGGAGTCCCTAGACTTATCACACAATGAGCTATCTGGACAGATCCCTTCAAGCATATCTGCTCTGACATTTTTGAGCAGCCTCAACCTCTCGTATAATAATCTAAGTGGAAGAATACCAACAGGGAATCAACTTCAGACACTGGCAATTGACGACCCAGCATCAATGTATGTTGGAAACATTGGCTTATGTGGGCCTCCACTCCCAAATGGTTGCCCTGGAAATGTAACAAATAATTCTCCAGCTGAGCCTAAGCAGCATCAGGACGATGGGTTGATGAACTCCATCAAACTGAGCATGATTTTCGGCTTCATCGTTGGTCTCTGGGTGGTCTTCTGCATTATGTTGCTGCATAAGGGACTAAGGTACTCCTATTTCCTCTTCATTGATTACTTGTGCCACAAGGTGTGTGTGCATATGATTGTCACTTGGAACTCCTTGGTGAGAAGGTAA